The Apodemus sylvaticus chromosome 22, mApoSyl1.1, whole genome shotgun sequence genome includes a region encoding these proteins:
- the Fbxo21 gene encoding F-box only protein 21 isoform X2 has translation MAAAAGDSAMEVVPALAEEAAAEATGPSCLVQLPGEVLEYILCSGSLTALDIGRVSSTCRRLREVCQSSGQVWKEQFRVRWPSLMKHYSPTDYVNWLEEYKVRQKAGLEARKIVASFSKRFFSEHVPCNGFSDIENLEGPEIFFEDELVCILNMEGRKALTWKYYAKKILYYLRQQKILNNLKAFLQQPDDYESYLEGAVYIDQYCNPLSDISLRDIQAQIHSIVELVCKTLRGVNSRHPSLTFRPGESSMIMEIELQSQVLDAINYVLYDQLKFKGNRMDYYNALNLYMHQVLTRRTGIPISMSLLYLTIARQLGVPLEPVNFPSHFLLRWCQGAEGATLDIFDYIYIDAFGKGKQLTVKECEYLIGQHVTAALYGVVNVKKVLQRMVGNLLSLGKREGIDQSYQLLRDSLDLYLAMYPDQVQLLLLQARLYFHLGIWPEKVLDILQHIQTLDPGQHGAVGYLVQHTLEHIERKKEEVGVEVKLRSEEKHRDVCYSIGLVMKHKRYGYNCVIYGWDPTCMMGHEWIRNMNVHSLPHGHHQPFYNVLVEDGSCRYAAQENLEYNVEPQEISHPDVGRYFSEFTGTHYIPNAELEIRYPEDLECVYETVQNIYSAKEDTAE, from the exons ATGGCGGCGGCAGCGGGGGACAGCGCTATGGAGGTGGTGCCGGCGCTGGCTGAGGAGGCCGCGGCCGAGGCGACGGGCCCCAGCTGCCTGGTGCAGCTGCCGGGCGAGGTGCTGGAGTACATCCTGTGCAGCGGCTCGCTCACGGCGCTCGACATCGGCCGCGTGTCCAGCACCTGCCGTCGCCTGCGCGAGGTGTGCCAGAGCAGCGGGCAGGTGTGGAAGGAGCAGTTCCGGGTGAG GTGGCCCTCCCTGATGAAGCACTACAGTCCCACCGACTACGTCAATTGGTTAGAGGAATATAAAGTTCGACAGAAAGCTGGGTTAGAAGCCCGGAAGATTGTAGCCTCCTTCTCCAAACGGTTCTTTTCAGAGCAC GTTCCCTGTAATGGCTTCAGTGACATTGAGAACCTTGAGGGCCCAGAGATTTTTTTCGAGGATGAGCTGGTGTGCATCCTGAACATGGAAGGAAG GAAAGCTCTGACCTGGAAATACTATGCAAAGAAAATTCTTTACTACCTGCGGCAGCAGAAAATCCTCAATAACCTCAAGGCTTTCCTGCAGCAGCCTGATGACTACGAGTCCTATCTTGAAg GTGCTGTTTACATAGACCAGTACTGCAACCCGCTCTCCGACATCAGCCTCAGAGACATCCAGGCCCAGATCCACAGCATTGTGGAGCTTGTGTGCAAAACCCTCCGTGGCGTCAACAGTCGCCACCCCAGCCTGACCTTCAGGCCAG GCGAGTCCTCTATGATAATGGAGATAGAATTGCAGAGCCAAGTGCTGGACGCCATCAACTATGTCCTGTATGACCAGCTAAAGTTCAAAGGGAACCGCATGGACTACTACAACGCCTTGAACCTCTACATGCACCAG GTGTTGACCCGCAGAACAGGAATCCCCATCAGCATGTCTCTGCTCTACCTGACCATCGCCCGGCAACTGGGGGTCCCCCTAGAGCCTGTCAACTTCCCAAGCCACTTCCTGCTACGCTGGTGCCAAGGCGCAGAAGG GGCAACCCTGGACATCTTTGACTACATCTACATAGATGCTTTCGGGAAGGGCAAGCAGCTGACGGTGAAAGAGTGTGAGTACCTGATTGGCCAGCACGTGACAGCGGCACTCTACGGCGTGGTGAACGTGAAGAAGGTGCTGCAGCGGATGGTGGGCAACCTGCTGAGCCTGGGCAAGAG GGAAGGCATTGACCAATCCTACCAGCTCCTCAGAGACTCCTTGGACCTGTACCTGGCGATGTACCCGGACCAGGTGCAGCTCCTGCTCCTGCAGGCCAGACTGTACTTCCACCTGGGCATCTGGCCAGAGAAG GTGCTTGACATCCTGCAGCACATCCAGACCCTCGACCCGGGGCAGCACGGGGCGGTGGGCTATCTAGTGCAGCACACCCTAGAGCACATCGAGcgaaagaaggaggaggtgggCGTGGAGGTGAAGCTGCGCTCTGAGGAGAAGCACAGGGACGTCTGCTACTCCATCGGGCTCGTTATGAAGCACAAgag GTACGGCTACAACTGTGTGATCTACGGCTGGGACCCCACGTGCATGATGGGACACGAGTGGATCCGAAACATGAACGTGCACAGTCTGCCTCACGGCCACCATCAACCCTTCTACAATGTGCTGGTGGAGGATGGGTCCTGTAGATACGCAGCCCAGG AAAACCTGGAGTACAACGTGGAGCCTCAGGAAATCTCACACCCAGATGTGGGGCGCTACTTCTCAGAGTTCACAGGCACACACTACATCCCAAATGCAGAGCTGGAGATCCGGTACCCCGAGGACCTGGAGTGTGTGTACGAGACAGTGCAGAATATTTACAGTGCCAAGGAGGACACAGCCGAGTAA
- the Fbxo21 gene encoding F-box only protein 21 isoform X1, which translates to MAAAAGDSAMEVVPALAEEAAAEATGPSCLVQLPGEVLEYILCSGSLTALDIGRVSSTCRRLREVCQSSGQVWKEQFRVRWPSLMKHYSPTDYVNWLEEYKVRQKAGLEARKIVASFSKRFFSEHVPCNGFSDIENLEGPEIFFEDELVCILNMEGRKALTWKYYAKKILYYLRQQKILNNLKAFLQQPDDYESYLEGAVYIDQYCNPLSDISLRDIQAQIHSIVELVCKTLRGVNSRHPSLTFRPGESSMIMEIELQSQVLDAINYVLYDQLKFKGNRMDYYNALNLYMHQVLTRRTGIPISMSLLYLTIARQLGVPLEPVNFPSHFLLRWCQGAEGATLDIFDYIYIDAFGKGKQLTVKECEYLIGQHVTAALYGVVNVKKVLQRMVGNLLSLGKREGIDQSYQLLRDSLDLYLAMYPDQVQLLLLQARLYFHLGIWPEKSFCLVLKVLDILQHIQTLDPGQHGAVGYLVQHTLEHIERKKEEVGVEVKLRSEEKHRDVCYSIGLVMKHKRYGYNCVIYGWDPTCMMGHEWIRNMNVHSLPHGHHQPFYNVLVEDGSCRYAAQENLEYNVEPQEISHPDVGRYFSEFTGTHYIPNAELEIRYPEDLECVYETVQNIYSAKEDTAE; encoded by the exons ATGGCGGCGGCAGCGGGGGACAGCGCTATGGAGGTGGTGCCGGCGCTGGCTGAGGAGGCCGCGGCCGAGGCGACGGGCCCCAGCTGCCTGGTGCAGCTGCCGGGCGAGGTGCTGGAGTACATCCTGTGCAGCGGCTCGCTCACGGCGCTCGACATCGGCCGCGTGTCCAGCACCTGCCGTCGCCTGCGCGAGGTGTGCCAGAGCAGCGGGCAGGTGTGGAAGGAGCAGTTCCGGGTGAG GTGGCCCTCCCTGATGAAGCACTACAGTCCCACCGACTACGTCAATTGGTTAGAGGAATATAAAGTTCGACAGAAAGCTGGGTTAGAAGCCCGGAAGATTGTAGCCTCCTTCTCCAAACGGTTCTTTTCAGAGCAC GTTCCCTGTAATGGCTTCAGTGACATTGAGAACCTTGAGGGCCCAGAGATTTTTTTCGAGGATGAGCTGGTGTGCATCCTGAACATGGAAGGAAG GAAAGCTCTGACCTGGAAATACTATGCAAAGAAAATTCTTTACTACCTGCGGCAGCAGAAAATCCTCAATAACCTCAAGGCTTTCCTGCAGCAGCCTGATGACTACGAGTCCTATCTTGAAg GTGCTGTTTACATAGACCAGTACTGCAACCCGCTCTCCGACATCAGCCTCAGAGACATCCAGGCCCAGATCCACAGCATTGTGGAGCTTGTGTGCAAAACCCTCCGTGGCGTCAACAGTCGCCACCCCAGCCTGACCTTCAGGCCAG GCGAGTCCTCTATGATAATGGAGATAGAATTGCAGAGCCAAGTGCTGGACGCCATCAACTATGTCCTGTATGACCAGCTAAAGTTCAAAGGGAACCGCATGGACTACTACAACGCCTTGAACCTCTACATGCACCAG GTGTTGACCCGCAGAACAGGAATCCCCATCAGCATGTCTCTGCTCTACCTGACCATCGCCCGGCAACTGGGGGTCCCCCTAGAGCCTGTCAACTTCCCAAGCCACTTCCTGCTACGCTGGTGCCAAGGCGCAGAAGG GGCAACCCTGGACATCTTTGACTACATCTACATAGATGCTTTCGGGAAGGGCAAGCAGCTGACGGTGAAAGAGTGTGAGTACCTGATTGGCCAGCACGTGACAGCGGCACTCTACGGCGTGGTGAACGTGAAGAAGGTGCTGCAGCGGATGGTGGGCAACCTGCTGAGCCTGGGCAAGAG GGAAGGCATTGACCAATCCTACCAGCTCCTCAGAGACTCCTTGGACCTGTACCTGGCGATGTACCCGGACCAGGTGCAGCTCCTGCTCCTGCAGGCCAGACTGTACTTCCACCTGGGCATCTGGCCAGAGAAG TCTTTCTGTCTTGTCTTGAAGGTGCTTGACATCCTGCAGCACATCCAGACCCTCGACCCGGGGCAGCACGGGGCGGTGGGCTATCTAGTGCAGCACACCCTAGAGCACATCGAGcgaaagaaggaggaggtgggCGTGGAGGTGAAGCTGCGCTCTGAGGAGAAGCACAGGGACGTCTGCTACTCCATCGGGCTCGTTATGAAGCACAAgag GTACGGCTACAACTGTGTGATCTACGGCTGGGACCCCACGTGCATGATGGGACACGAGTGGATCCGAAACATGAACGTGCACAGTCTGCCTCACGGCCACCATCAACCCTTCTACAATGTGCTGGTGGAGGATGGGTCCTGTAGATACGCAGCCCAGG AAAACCTGGAGTACAACGTGGAGCCTCAGGAAATCTCACACCCAGATGTGGGGCGCTACTTCTCAGAGTTCACAGGCACACACTACATCCCAAATGCAGAGCTGGAGATCCGGTACCCCGAGGACCTGGAGTGTGTGTACGAGACAGTGCAGAATATTTACAGTGCCAAGGAGGACACAGCCGAGTAA